A section of the Vidua macroura isolate BioBank_ID:100142 chromosome 23, ASM2450914v1, whole genome shotgun sequence genome encodes:
- the ERRFI1 gene encoding ERBB receptor feedback inhibitor 1 isoform X1 — protein MSTAGVAAQEMRVPLKTGFLHTSQGMGSLKTCWGTHSGFENAFFNVDPIAVTYNLNPSAEHHLPSIGHSSNQASMNDHVAGSCIQVPSQKSSPPPLSPKNEQPISRYDDHLVPGFSKLSLTMGCVSEETPPHMPIKNGPIQFLSASSNDRSCRPLPPLPISEDFTPDEVDKEVEFLTSSDTDFLLEDYELPPFKSGAPSRRSFRGCGQINYAYFDAPTGPKPEDANPTQSLNVYISSIYPPPQQLHRRLRRSHSGPAGSLNKPIVRLTGHLNRSSPTSDEDKPEIPPRVPIPPRALKPDYRRWSAEVASSAYSDEDRPPKVPPREPLSRSNSRTPSPKSLPSYLNGVMPPTQSFAPDPKYVSSKALQRQNSEGSSNRVPCILPIIENGKKASSTHYYLLPERPPYLDKYEKFFREAEERSSNTEVQSWSGDCTATSAPIKLDSKPRMDIGGPLKRKHLSYVVSP, from the exons ATGTCAACTGCAGGAGTTGCTGCTCAGGAGATGAGAGTCCCCTTAAAAACCGGATTTCTTCACACCAGTCAAGGCATGGGCAGTCTGAAAACCTGCTGGGGTACCCACAGTGGATTCGAAAA tgctttcTTTAACGTGGACCCTATAGCAGTGACATATAACTTAAACCCATCAGCCGAGCACCATTTGCCATCCATCG GGCATTCTTCCAACCAGGCTTCCATGAATGACCACGTTGCTGGAAGTTGCATCCAAGTCCCATCTCAGAAATCAAGTCCACCTCCTTTAAGTCCCAAAAATGAGCAGCCAATTTCAAGGTACGACGACCATCTCGTTCCTGGCTTTAGTAAACTGTCATTAACCATGGGCTGTGTTTCTGAAGAAACTCCCCCTCACATGCCAATAAAAAATGGACCAATTCAATTTCTGTCTGCGTCTTCTAATGATCGCAGCTGCAGGCCACTACCCCCTCTGCCTATATCTGAAGACTTTACTCCAGATGAGGTTGACAAAGAGGTAGAATTCCTGACTAGCTCAGATACTGACTTTTTGTTAGAAGATTATGAACTTCCTCCTTTTAAATCCGGTGCTCCAAGCCGTCGGAGCTTTAGGGGCTGTGGACAAATCAACTATGCGTACTTTGATGCTCCAACAGGACCAAAACCAGAAGATGCCAACCCTACCCAAAGCCTAAATGTGTACATATCCAGTATTTATCCtcccccacagcagctgcatcGACGCCTGCGAAGGTCCCATTCCGGGCCAGCTGGATCTCTCAATAAACCCATAGTAAGACTAACTGGACACTTAAACAGGTCGTCTCCAACTTCTGATGAAGACAAACCAGAGATTCCACCAAGGGTTCCCATACCCCCACGGGCTCTCAAACCAGACTACAGAAGGTGGTCAGCAGAAGTGGCTTCCAGTGCGTACAGTGATGAAGACAGGCCTCCCAAAGTGCCCCCTCGAGAACCTTTGTCACGCAGCAATTCCCGCACCCCCAGTCCCAAAAGCCTCCCATCATACCTCAATGGGGTTATGCCCCCCACCCAGAGCTTTGCACCTGATCCTAAGTATGTCAGCAGCAAAGCTCTACAAAGACAAAACAGTGAAGGATCTTCCAACAGGGTCCCTTGCATTCTTCCAATTATTGAAAACGGTAAGAAGGCCAGTTCAACGCACTACTATCTGCTACCAGAGAGACCTCCATATTTGGACAAGTATGAGAAATTCTTCAGAGAAGCAGAGGAGAGGAGCTCTAACACTGAGGTTCAGTCCTGGTCTGGTGACTGCACAGCCACCTCAGCCCCAATAAAACTGGACTCAAAACCCAGAATGGACATAGGTGGTCCCCTGAAACGAAAACACCTGTCCTATGTGGTTTCCCCTTAA
- the ERRFI1 gene encoding ERBB receptor feedback inhibitor 1 isoform X2, with protein MNDHVAGSCIQVPSQKSSPPPLSPKNEQPISRYDDHLVPGFSKLSLTMGCVSEETPPHMPIKNGPIQFLSASSNDRSCRPLPPLPISEDFTPDEVDKEVEFLTSSDTDFLLEDYELPPFKSGAPSRRSFRGCGQINYAYFDAPTGPKPEDANPTQSLNVYISSIYPPPQQLHRRLRRSHSGPAGSLNKPIVRLTGHLNRSSPTSDEDKPEIPPRVPIPPRALKPDYRRWSAEVASSAYSDEDRPPKVPPREPLSRSNSRTPSPKSLPSYLNGVMPPTQSFAPDPKYVSSKALQRQNSEGSSNRVPCILPIIENGKKASSTHYYLLPERPPYLDKYEKFFREAEERSSNTEVQSWSGDCTATSAPIKLDSKPRMDIGGPLKRKHLSYVVSP; from the coding sequence ATGAATGACCACGTTGCTGGAAGTTGCATCCAAGTCCCATCTCAGAAATCAAGTCCACCTCCTTTAAGTCCCAAAAATGAGCAGCCAATTTCAAGGTACGACGACCATCTCGTTCCTGGCTTTAGTAAACTGTCATTAACCATGGGCTGTGTTTCTGAAGAAACTCCCCCTCACATGCCAATAAAAAATGGACCAATTCAATTTCTGTCTGCGTCTTCTAATGATCGCAGCTGCAGGCCACTACCCCCTCTGCCTATATCTGAAGACTTTACTCCAGATGAGGTTGACAAAGAGGTAGAATTCCTGACTAGCTCAGATACTGACTTTTTGTTAGAAGATTATGAACTTCCTCCTTTTAAATCCGGTGCTCCAAGCCGTCGGAGCTTTAGGGGCTGTGGACAAATCAACTATGCGTACTTTGATGCTCCAACAGGACCAAAACCAGAAGATGCCAACCCTACCCAAAGCCTAAATGTGTACATATCCAGTATTTATCCtcccccacagcagctgcatcGACGCCTGCGAAGGTCCCATTCCGGGCCAGCTGGATCTCTCAATAAACCCATAGTAAGACTAACTGGACACTTAAACAGGTCGTCTCCAACTTCTGATGAAGACAAACCAGAGATTCCACCAAGGGTTCCCATACCCCCACGGGCTCTCAAACCAGACTACAGAAGGTGGTCAGCAGAAGTGGCTTCCAGTGCGTACAGTGATGAAGACAGGCCTCCCAAAGTGCCCCCTCGAGAACCTTTGTCACGCAGCAATTCCCGCACCCCCAGTCCCAAAAGCCTCCCATCATACCTCAATGGGGTTATGCCCCCCACCCAGAGCTTTGCACCTGATCCTAAGTATGTCAGCAGCAAAGCTCTACAAAGACAAAACAGTGAAGGATCTTCCAACAGGGTCCCTTGCATTCTTCCAATTATTGAAAACGGTAAGAAGGCCAGTTCAACGCACTACTATCTGCTACCAGAGAGACCTCCATATTTGGACAAGTATGAGAAATTCTTCAGAGAAGCAGAGGAGAGGAGCTCTAACACTGAGGTTCAGTCCTGGTCTGGTGACTGCACAGCCACCTCAGCCCCAATAAAACTGGACTCAAAACCCAGAATGGACATAGGTGGTCCCCTGAAACGAAAACACCTGTCCTATGTGGTTTCCCCTTAA